One part of the Salvelinus fontinalis isolate EN_2023a chromosome 4, ASM2944872v1, whole genome shotgun sequence genome encodes these proteins:
- the LOC129853725 gene encoding tissue-type plasminogen activator-like, with protein sequence MARILGLLLFLSALCCSLADKIELHRAKRGTRYYRARCVDGQSAAVRGYGDTWMRWRGQRVEYCRCASQGRERCHYVPVITCYQSRCYNGGTCKEAVYSSDYLCQCPPGFTGAQCEINTNEKCVVGQGKGYRGTWSISRIGSECINWNSTTLRGKKFTAKKPEANSLGLGNHNFCRNPDNDTKPWCYVYKGNQIVWEFCTLSSCSADQRPVECVQGSGQTYRGTEAVTKRGSSCLPWDSPLITRKFYNAWRSDARQLGLGSHNFCRNPDGDLGPWCHVYKNMKLTWELCDITKCPRRPTTITTLGPRAPTSNNNNRDTCGQRADNNLPSFRILGGARKSDITEQPWQAAINVYRPRNKAHFFLCGGVLIDSCWVLSAAHCFDDGFKPQRLQVVLGRTFRKNSSSSEQIFEVEKYWSHEKYNKTIFDNDIVLMKLKSDIGLCAVNSPEVLPACLPDPGLVLPDWTECEISGYGKEKEFDAMYSERVKRGHVRLWPQDRCVPNVLSGRVVTSNMLCAGDTRGLDDACKGDSGGPLVCPKDGRMTLMGLISWGDGCGKKDTPGVYTRVTQYTDWISSKKQETSQ encoded by the exons ATGGCCAGAATATTGGGACTTCTGCTCTTTCTGTCAGCTCTCTGCTGCTCCCTAGCGGACAAA ATTGAGCTTCATCGCGCGAAGAGAGGGACACGCTACTATAGAG cgcGTTGTGTGGATGGCCAGTCAGCTGCGGTGCGTGGTTATGGGGACACATGGATGAGATGGAGGGGCCAGCGTGTGGAGTACTGCCGCTGTGCATCACAAGGACGAGAGCGATGTCACTACGTGCCCGTCATCA CCTGCTATCAGTCAAGGTGCTACAACGGGGGAACCTGTAAGGAGGcggtctactcctctgactatcTGTGCCAGTGTCCACCAGGCTTCACAGGAGCCCAGTGTGAGATCA ACACCAATGAGAAGTGCGTGGTGGGCCAGGGTAAAGGGTACCGTGGTACGTGGAGTATCAGTCGGATCGGCTCAGAGTGCATCAACTGGAACTCTACCACCCTCAGAGGGAAGAAGTTCACCGCCAAGAAACCAGAGGCTAACAGCCTGGGGCTGGGCAACCACAACTTCTGcag gaatcCAGACAATGATACTAAGCCATGGTGTTATGTCTACAAGGGAAACCAAATAGTCTGGGAGTTCTGTACTCTCTCCAGCTGCTCAGCAG ACCAGAGGCCAGTGGAGTGTGTGCAGGGCTCAGGGCAGACGTACAGGGGGACGGAGGCCGTCACTAAGAGGGGCTCCAGCTGTCTTCCCTGGGACTCACCCCTCATCACCCGCAAGTTCTACAACGCATGGAGGTCTGACGCCAGACAGCTGGGGCTGGGGAGTCACAACTTCTGCAG GAACCCAGACGGTGATCTCGGCCCCTGGTGTCACGTCTACAAGAACATGAAGCTGACCTGGGAACTCTGCGATATTACCAAATGCC CGAGGAGACCAACCACCATTACTACTCTAGGCCCCAGGGCTCccaccagcaacaacaacaacagag ATACCTGTGGCCAGCGTGCTGACAACAATCTCCCCTCCTTCCGTATCCTGGGAGGAGCCCGGAAGAGTGACATCACAGAGCAGCCGTGGCAGGCAGCCATAAACGTGTACCGGCCCAGAAACAAAGCACACTTCTTCCTGTGTGGAGGGGTCCTTATAGACTCCTGCTGGGTCCTCTCTGCTGCACACTGCTTCGACGACGG GTTTAAACCACAGCGGCTGCAGGTGGTTCTAGGCAGGACGTTTCGTAAGAACTCCTCCAGCAGTGAGCAGATCTTTGAGGTGGAGAAGTACTGGAGCCACGAGAAATACAACAAGACAATCTTTGACAACGACATTG TCTTGATGAAGTTGAAGAGTGATATTGGCCTGTGTGCTGTGAACTCGCCGGAGGTCCTACCCGCCTGTCTGCCTGACCCAGGCCTGGTACTGCCCGACTGGACCGAGTGTGAGATCTCCGGCTACGGCAAGGAGAAGGAGT TTGATGCGATGTACTCTGAGCGGGTGAAGAGGGGTCACGTGAGGTTGTGGCCTCAGGACCGCTGTGTCCCTAATGTCTTATCTGGACGTGTGGTCACCTCCAACATGCTATGTGCCGGGGACACCCGGGGTCTGGACGATGCCTGCAAG gGGGACTCTGGTGGTCCTCTTGTCTGTCCCAAGGATGGGAGGATGACTCTGATGGGGCTGATCAGCTGGGGAGATGGCTGTGGGAAGAAAGACACACCCGGGGTGTACACACGTGTTACACAATACACTGACTGGATCAGCAGCAAGAAACAGGAAACTAGCcagtaa